Proteins from a genomic interval of Chryseobacterium indologenes:
- a CDS encoding ATP-binding protein: MKKHDFVQGSLFEEDFLLRTLGNLGSQPDIALTELVANAWDAGATEVDIFLPDEYGQPLIIKDNGTGLTADEFKARWMKLGYNRLKNQGKKVEFAKGIDLKRIAYGRNGVGRHGLLCFNDEYKIITNKDGKESTFTITTKDDTEPFIIKKEQFAKSSYPGTKLEVIVKKNIPKSSEINDIISARFLHDPNFKISINKKIINLENHSGVVKTIPIEIEKCSFIISLIDTKKSRKNTLYQGVAIWQSGRLIGEPSWALGTNIILDGRTQEAKKYSVIIQTNDLESYIREDWSGFKKSRDLDFIFEKLSEEIGIIFNEIAIENVEETKKIVKQNYNKDYASLTPLAKYEFNEALDHITKTNPTAKQESINLAMETLINLENTRNGSELLQKISTLTSEDINGLNKLLDNWSIKDALIVLDEIDKRISVIESIRKLSSDKTVDELHVLHPLIASARWIFGPEYDSPEYSYNNQLHTTVQKVFGKKIDKDNFNNNKKRPDIVVMGDSTFSINCINDYDTETSISNIKKVLIIELKRGGYKLGREEKNQAVGYVEDFMNCGTLLGNPYINAFLVGESFSEKIQPNHTVSNSNNVEMGKVQICLFSQIVDSSEKRLFNLRDKLSERYSEFTEQDILSTQKKIVI; this comes from the coding sequence ATGAAAAAACATGATTTTGTACAAGGTTCTTTATTTGAAGAAGATTTTTTATTGAGAACACTAGGCAATTTAGGATCTCAACCTGACATTGCTTTAACTGAACTAGTTGCAAATGCGTGGGATGCAGGAGCAACTGAAGTCGATATTTTCTTGCCAGATGAGTATGGGCAGCCACTAATCATAAAAGATAATGGTACTGGATTAACTGCTGATGAATTCAAAGCTCGTTGGATGAAACTTGGGTACAACAGATTGAAAAATCAAGGAAAAAAAGTTGAATTTGCAAAGGGTATAGATCTAAAAAGGATTGCATATGGTCGAAACGGTGTTGGAAGACATGGATTACTATGTTTTAATGATGAATATAAAATAATCACTAATAAAGATGGCAAGGAATCGACATTTACTATTACTACAAAAGATGATACAGAGCCATTTATAATAAAAAAGGAACAATTTGCAAAATCAAGCTATCCTGGGACAAAATTGGAAGTAATTGTAAAAAAAAATATTCCCAAATCTTCTGAAATAAATGATATTATTTCCGCTAGATTTTTACATGATCCTAATTTTAAAATTTCTATAAATAAAAAAATAATTAATTTAGAAAATCATTCGGGCGTAGTTAAAACAATTCCAATTGAAATAGAGAAATGTAGTTTCATTATAAGTTTGATAGATACTAAAAAATCAAGAAAAAACACGCTTTATCAAGGTGTGGCAATTTGGCAATCAGGTAGATTAATTGGTGAACCGTCATGGGCGTTGGGAACAAATATTATTTTAGATGGGAGAACGCAGGAAGCAAAAAAGTATTCTGTCATTATTCAAACAAATGATCTCGAAAGTTATATTAGAGAAGATTGGTCTGGCTTCAAAAAAAGTAGAGACTTAGATTTTATTTTTGAAAAACTGTCGGAAGAAATAGGAATTATTTTTAACGAAATTGCAATAGAAAATGTTGAAGAAACAAAGAAAATTGTTAAGCAAAACTATAATAAAGATTATGCATCTCTTACACCATTGGCAAAATATGAATTTAATGAAGCATTAGATCATATTACTAAAACAAACCCAACTGCTAAGCAAGAATCAATTAATCTTGCAATGGAAACATTGATTAATTTAGAGAATACAAGGAATGGTTCTGAATTGCTTCAAAAGATCTCTACACTTACAAGCGAAGATATAAATGGTTTGAATAAGCTTCTGGATAATTGGTCAATAAAAGATGCTTTAATTGTTTTAGATGAAATTGATAAAAGAATTTCTGTTATAGAATCCATAAGAAAATTATCATCCGACAAGACAGTTGATGAGCTTCATGTTTTACATCCACTAATTGCTAGTGCGAGATGGATATTTGGTCCTGAATACGACTCTCCAGAATATTCCTACAATAATCAATTACATACTACAGTACAGAAAGTTTTTGGAAAGAAAATCGATAAGGATAATTTCAACAATAACAAAAAAAGACCAGATATCGTTGTAATGGGAGATTCCACCTTTTCAATAAATTGTATTAATGATTATGATACTGAAACAAGTATTTCAAATATCAAAAAAGTTTTAATTATAGAATTAAAAAGAGGAGGCTATAAACTCGGCAGAGAAGAAAAAAATCAAGCGGTAGGTTACGTAGAAGATTTTATGAACTGTGGAACTCTACTTGGAAATCCTTACATAAATGCATTTTTAGTTGGCGAATCATTTTCAGAAAAGATACAACCTAATCATACCGTTTCAAACTCTAATAATGTTGAAATGGGTAAAGTTCAAATTTGTTTATTTTCTCAAATTGTAGACTCTTCTGAAAAAAGATTATTTAACCTTAGAGATAAACTTTCTGAACGATACTCAGAGTTTACAGAACAAGATATATTAAGTACTCAGAAAAAAATTGTAATCTAA
- a CDS encoding AAA family ATPase yields the protein MNIKKLFIKNFRILSDFQIDLEDEISLVIGKNNSGKTSILTVLDKFLNQSDKNNFSIEDFNLSFKQQLQILIEDTTELSEEEYLKCYNGISLRILVLYNNTDSFINIQKLMLDLDPENNHIVLGFDYYLSYKNYLGIRKDLAQYRHRENVKKAEAEACEPPKKYNVKGFSEFFKLHYQKYFETRKKSIFYDKTSQKIIEDNYILIEDLKISDFISFKYISARRDVTNKETDKTLSLQTSKIYERKENDENEAKKIDDFHDTIINTDEELSKIYKVFFEDIIEKIKSLGGIRENESVLSVLSTLQSRELLKGNTTVYYKHELSDLPEHYNGLGYLNLISMIFEIEIKKYEFQRSLLEAPADINLLFIEEPEAHTHPQMQYVFIKNIRTIVGDKISKTIKNVDNTEFEICRSLQTIISTHSSHIVADSDFDEIKYLKKTDTITSKNLKDLKNLYDETGKQYQFLKQYLTISRAEIFFADKAILIEGDTERILLPTIMKKIDIQLSHSDKEEKKIPLLSQNISIIEVGAYSEIFELCIDFIGVKTLIVTDLDSTRKVKKLNKNDKEITKGEACRVAIGDNYANPALKFFLNNKTLEELKSLTLKDKCLIKTDDKWIPNENGTVCITYQTDYDGYTARSFEDSFLAIPQNKNLVISKIDSFKGIKNPRHFNNENKDSYDLANECINKKPHFALDILYHSNDDYSNWEIPEYIKEGLLWLKEN from the coding sequence ATGAATATAAAAAAACTTTTTATTAAAAACTTTAGAATACTTTCTGATTTTCAAATTGACTTAGAAGATGAAATTTCGTTGGTTATAGGAAAAAATAACTCAGGTAAAACTTCTATTCTTACAGTTCTGGATAAATTTTTAAATCAAAGTGATAAGAATAATTTTTCAATTGAAGACTTTAATTTGTCCTTTAAACAACAATTGCAAATTCTTATTGAAGATACTACAGAGCTTTCTGAAGAAGAGTATCTGAAATGCTACAATGGTATTTCATTAAGAATATTAGTATTGTATAATAATACTGATAGTTTCATCAATATTCAAAAATTAATGTTAGACCTTGATCCCGAAAATAACCATATTGTATTAGGATTTGATTATTATTTAAGTTATAAAAATTATTTAGGAATCAGGAAAGATTTAGCACAATATAGACATCGTGAAAATGTTAAAAAAGCTGAGGCAGAAGCCTGTGAGCCACCTAAAAAATATAATGTAAAAGGATTTTCGGAATTTTTCAAATTACATTATCAAAAATATTTTGAAACTAGGAAAAAATCAATTTTCTATGACAAGACTTCACAAAAAATAATTGAGGATAACTATATATTAATTGAAGACTTGAAAATATCTGATTTCATTAGTTTTAAATACATTTCAGCTAGAAGAGATGTTACTAACAAAGAAACAGATAAGACATTATCATTACAAACTTCAAAGATATACGAAAGAAAAGAAAATGATGAAAATGAAGCTAAGAAAATAGATGATTTTCATGATACTATAATTAATACTGATGAAGAATTATCAAAAATTTACAAAGTTTTTTTTGAAGACATAATTGAAAAAATAAAAAGTCTAGGTGGAATACGTGAAAATGAATCAGTATTAAGCGTACTTTCCACATTACAGTCTAGAGAACTTTTAAAAGGTAATACAACTGTTTACTATAAACATGAACTGTCGGATTTACCAGAACACTATAATGGTTTGGGATACCTAAATCTTATAAGCATGATCTTTGAAATTGAAATAAAAAAATATGAGTTTCAAAGGTCTTTATTAGAAGCTCCCGCAGATATTAATTTATTGTTTATAGAAGAACCTGAAGCACATACTCACCCACAAATGCAATATGTTTTTATAAAAAATATTAGAACAATCGTGGGAGATAAAATATCAAAAACAATTAAAAATGTTGATAATACAGAATTTGAGATTTGCCGTAGTTTACAGACAATAATTTCTACACATTCTTCTCATATTGTTGCAGATAGTGATTTTGATGAAATTAAATATTTAAAAAAGACAGATACTATAACTTCTAAAAATTTAAAGGATTTAAAAAATCTATATGATGAAACGGGAAAGCAATATCAATTTCTTAAACAATATCTTACTATAAGTAGGGCAGAAATTTTTTTTGCTGACAAGGCTATTTTAATAGAGGGAGATACGGAGCGTATACTTCTACCAACAATAATGAAGAAAATAGATATTCAGTTATCTCACTCTGATAAAGAAGAGAAAAAAATCCCATTACTATCTCAAAATATTTCAATTATCGAGGTTGGAGCTTATTCTGAAATATTTGAACTTTGTATAGATTTTATAGGCGTTAAAACACTTATTGTTACTGACTTAGATAGCACTCGTAAAGTTAAAAAACTAAATAAAAATGATAAAGAAATCACAAAAGGTGAAGCCTGTCGTGTCGCAATTGGAGATAATTATGCAAATCCAGCACTTAAATTTTTCTTAAATAACAAAACTCTTGAAGAATTAAAATCTCTCACATTAAAAGATAAATGTTTGATTAAAACAGATGATAAATGGATTCCAAATGAAAATGGAACTGTATGTATTACTTATCAAACTGATTATGATGGATATACCGCAAGAAGCTTTGAAGATTCTTTTTTAGCTATACCACAAAATAAGAATTTAGTTATTAGTAAAATAGATAGCTTTAAAGGAATTAAAAATCCTAGACATTTTAATAATGAAAATAAAGATTCTTATGATTTAGCAAATGAATGTATTAATAAGAAACCCCATTTTGCCTTAGACATCTTATATCATAGTAATGATGATTATTCTAATTGGGAAATTCCTGAATATATAAAAGAAGGTTTGTTATGGTTGAAAGAGAATTAA